In the genome of Terribacillus sp. FSL K6-0262, one region contains:
- a CDS encoding 5-oxoprolinase subunit PxpA, translated as MKTIDLNSDLGESFGAYTIGNDEEVLKYISSANIACGFHAGDHNVMLETVKTAASLGVGIGAHPGFPDLAGFGRREMKLPPDEIHNLVVYQVGAIQAAARACGTCVQHVKPHGALYNIASKDSTMAEAIAKAVHAVDPDLVLFGLAGGELVRAGKRVGLRVAQEVFADRTYQPDGTLTPRSQANAMIHDVAIAVDRVIRMIREGKVTAVDGEDISIQADTICVHGDEPEALRFVQQLRERLQAEQIEIRNFGVGRHE; from the coding sequence ATGAAGACAATCGATCTTAACAGCGACTTGGGCGAAAGCTTTGGTGCCTACACGATCGGCAATGATGAGGAAGTACTGAAATACATATCATCCGCCAATATTGCGTGCGGATTCCATGCGGGGGATCATAATGTCATGCTGGAAACGGTCAAAACAGCAGCTAGCCTTGGAGTGGGCATCGGTGCTCATCCAGGCTTCCCTGATTTGGCAGGATTCGGCCGCCGCGAGATGAAATTGCCGCCGGATGAAATCCATAACCTTGTGGTCTACCAGGTAGGAGCGATCCAAGCGGCAGCGAGGGCTTGCGGTACCTGCGTCCAGCATGTGAAGCCGCATGGGGCGCTTTATAATATAGCTTCGAAGGATTCGACCATGGCAGAAGCGATTGCAAAAGCAGTGCATGCGGTCGATCCTGATTTGGTTTTATTCGGACTGGCGGGCGGTGAGCTTGTACGCGCAGGAAAAAGGGTCGGCCTGCGTGTGGCGCAAGAGGTCTTTGCGGACAGGACGTATCAGCCGGATGGAACGCTGACACCCCGTTCGCAGGCAAATGCGATGATTCATGATGTGGCGATTGCGGTCGATCGCGTCATCCGTATGATCCGAGAAGGAAAGGTGACCGCTGTGGATGGCGAGGATATCTCTATTCAAGCGGATACGATTTGTGTGCATGGAGATGAGCCGGAAGCGTTGCGATTTGTCCAGCAGCTCCGGGAGAGACTGCAGGCAGAACAGATAGAGATCCGGAATTTCGGAGTGGGAAGACATGAGTGA
- a CDS encoding biotin-dependent carboxyltransferase family protein, whose protein sequence is MSEKLFQVIKPGLMTTFQDLGRTGYQEYGVVVAGAMDDFSLQIANLLVGNGRDEAGLEVTMMGPALKVLKDAVIAITGGNLSPRVNGQPAPMWKSFAVKEGQLIEFGQPLEGIRSYISVAGGFDLPEVMGSKSTFLKAKIGGLNGRALEKEDILYAAGDTHAITGRSLHYDEIPKYQKEINVRVILGPHQEAFTDEAIQTFLTSAYEITPQSDRMGFRLNGPELAHRTTADIISEAIPLGGIQVPANGQPIILMADRQTTGGYTRIATVIAADIPLLAQAAPGAVVRFEEIDVKEAQALNLKRAKIIRVLEKIT, encoded by the coding sequence ATGAGTGAAAAGCTGTTTCAAGTGATCAAGCCGGGGCTGATGACGACTTTCCAGGATCTCGGCCGGACTGGCTATCAGGAATACGGTGTTGTCGTAGCTGGTGCCATGGATGATTTTTCCCTCCAAATCGCCAATCTGCTCGTCGGGAACGGTCGGGATGAGGCAGGACTTGAGGTGACGATGATGGGTCCGGCACTCAAGGTGCTGAAGGATGCTGTCATTGCCATCACGGGAGGGAATTTGTCCCCGAGGGTGAATGGCCAGCCTGCGCCGATGTGGAAGAGCTTCGCTGTCAAAGAAGGGCAGCTGATTGAATTCGGACAGCCGCTGGAAGGGATCCGGTCCTATATCAGTGTGGCTGGCGGCTTCGACTTGCCGGAGGTCATGGGCAGCAAATCCACATTCCTGAAGGCAAAGATCGGCGGGCTGAACGGACGTGCACTGGAGAAGGAAGATATACTGTATGCTGCGGGTGATACACACGCGATTACGGGACGTTCCCTCCATTATGATGAGATCCCGAAATATCAGAAGGAGATCAATGTACGTGTCATCCTTGGGCCGCATCAGGAGGCCTTTACAGACGAGGCGATCCAGACCTTCCTGACTTCTGCATATGAAATCACCCCGCAATCAGATCGAATGGGCTTTCGTTTGAATGGACCGGAACTGGCGCATAGAACGACCGCTGATATCATTTCCGAAGCAATCCCGCTCGGCGGAATCCAAGTGCCGGCCAATGGCCAGCCGATCATCCTGATGGCGGATCGGCAGACGACCGGAGGATACACGCGAATTGCAACGGTGATTGCGGCGGACATTCCGTTGCTCGCACAGGCTGCACCGGGAGCTGTGGTCCGGTTCGAAGAAATAGATGTCAAGGAGGCGCAAGCCCTTAATCTTAAAAGAGCAAAAATAATTCGAGTCCTTGAGAAAATAACGTAA
- the pxpB gene encoding 5-oxoprolinase subunit PxpB, which produces MKLTYNPLGDTGIQLVFGQTISEETNQEIRMFAELLKQERIEGIIEWVPAYTTLSIFYRPDKIRYQALLEQLERLYENMQGGVAEAASLVYEIPTYYGGETGPDLDFVADHNGLTADEVIRIHSSRDYLIYMMGFVPGFPYLGGMPEEIATPRREDPRAKIAAGSVGIAGSQTGVYPLETPGGWQIIGQTPVRLYDPGREEPILLSSGHYLRFVPISKEEYDDIAAAVQLGEYRIVSKEK; this is translated from the coding sequence ATGAAGCTTACCTATAATCCATTAGGGGATACGGGCATCCAGCTTGTTTTCGGGCAGACGATCTCAGAGGAAACAAATCAGGAAATCCGGATGTTTGCAGAGCTGTTGAAACAGGAGCGGATCGAGGGGATCATCGAATGGGTGCCGGCATATACGACATTATCCATTTTTTATCGCCCTGATAAAATCCGCTATCAAGCGCTGCTGGAACAATTGGAGCGTCTATATGAAAATATGCAAGGAGGAGTGGCTGAGGCTGCTTCTCTTGTTTATGAGATTCCGACCTATTATGGCGGGGAGACTGGTCCTGATTTGGATTTCGTCGCGGATCATAATGGCCTGACGGCAGATGAGGTCATCCGTATCCATTCGAGTCGGGATTATTTGATTTATATGATGGGGTTTGTCCCTGGATTCCCTTATCTGGGCGGGATGCCTGAAGAAATTGCCACCCCGCGCCGTGAGGATCCCCGTGCGAAGATCGCCGCGGGTTCAGTCGGCATCGCAGGATCGCAGACCGGCGTTTATCCGTTGGAAACACCGGGCGGCTGGCAGATCATCGGCCAGACGCCGGTGAGATTATATGATCCAGGCCGTGAGGAGCCGATTTTATTATCCTCCGGTCATTATCTGCGGTTTGTGCCGATTTCAAAAGAAGAATACGATGATATTGCGGCAGCAGTCCAGCTTGGGGAATATAGGATTGTCAGTAAGGAAAAGTAA